Proteins encoded together in one Variovorax paradoxus window:
- a CDS encoding AraC family transcriptional regulator, translated as MTTSTRKRAIPRQRHPELERDIARSPSLGYEAPETGLVRCLAHGFPSPLVRWHFHEDYELHLITETSGKAFVGDWIGPFQPGHLVLCGPRLPHNWISLDVPEGGAEGRDRVIQFRHEPIESAAAGIPELREVMQLLERARHGIEFFGMSQQAQTHWDNIKAARGVRRLGLFFEFMADLAQCTDYRLLSSVQMQGAQGIEGDAQVDQINDIVNRITANLAEPISMSDVAAELGMSESRFSRFFRRSTGNSFTDFVNRVRINSACHLLMQTDHYVTDICYQVGFNNVANFNRRFLEIKGMTPSEFRRQADTRFG; from the coding sequence ATGACAACGTCCACCCGCAAACGCGCGATTCCCCGTCAGCGCCACCCCGAACTTGAGCGCGACATTGCGCGCTCCCCGTCGCTGGGCTACGAGGCCCCCGAAACCGGCCTGGTGCGCTGTCTTGCGCACGGCTTTCCGAGCCCGCTGGTGCGCTGGCATTTTCATGAAGACTACGAGCTGCACCTGATCACGGAGACATCCGGCAAGGCTTTCGTCGGCGACTGGATCGGGCCGTTCCAACCGGGGCACCTGGTGCTCTGCGGGCCGAGGCTGCCGCACAACTGGATCTCGCTCGATGTGCCCGAAGGCGGTGCCGAGGGGCGCGACCGGGTGATCCAGTTCCGCCACGAACCCATCGAGAGCGCCGCGGCCGGAATTCCGGAACTGCGCGAGGTGATGCAACTGCTCGAGCGGGCCCGCCACGGCATCGAGTTCTTCGGCATGTCGCAGCAGGCGCAAACGCATTGGGACAACATCAAGGCGGCGCGCGGCGTGCGCCGGCTCGGGCTGTTCTTCGAGTTCATGGCCGATCTTGCGCAGTGCACCGACTATCGGCTGCTCTCGAGCGTTCAGATGCAGGGTGCCCAAGGCATCGAGGGCGATGCGCAGGTCGACCAGATCAACGACATCGTCAACCGCATCACCGCCAACCTGGCGGAGCCCATTTCCATGTCGGACGTGGCGGCCGAGCTCGGCATGAGCGAGAGCCGCTTCAGCCGCTTCTTCCGGCGTTCCACAGGCAACAGCTTTACCGACTTCGTCAACCGCGTGCGCATCAACAGCGCCTGCCATCTGCTGATGCAGACCGACCACTACGTGACCGACATCTGCTACCAGGTGGGCTTCAACAACGTGGCCAATTTCAACCGGCGCTTTCTCGAAATCAAAGGCATGACGCCGAGCGAATTCAGGCGGCAGGCCGACACGCGGTTCGGCTGA
- the xylB gene encoding xylulokinase, which yields MYLGLDLGTSELKALLLADDHRIVGVARAALTVERPQPLWSEQAPSQWWQALEQVMAELREAHPEALSAVRGIGLSGQMHGATLLDAAGEVLRPAILWNDGRSGAQCEALTRAVPRLGEIAGNLAMPGFTAPKLLWVREHEPEIFARVARVLLPKDWLRFMLSGETVSEMSDAAGTLWLDVGARDWSDELLGATGLTREHMPRLVEGSEVSAQLKPELAARWNVGSGPVLIAGGAGDNAASAVGMGLVEPGQGFVSLGTSGVVFVSTDRFLPNPAQAMHAFCHALPKRWHQMSVMLSAASAVSWAAKAFKFADEAALLEAAASVAPAQRERCPLFLPYLSGERSPHNNPNAQGALFGLTHAHGPAEIAYAVVEGVSFGLRDGFDTLRLPPDMPLREVALVGGGARSVWWGQLLADIFQVPLTLYAGSETGGALGAARLAWLADGGAVAEVCTLPPVKQQLVPSVEGNGSHKTRHARFQVLYMALRDQFR from the coding sequence TTGTATCTGGGACTCGACCTCGGCACGTCCGAGCTCAAGGCGCTGCTGCTTGCCGACGATCACCGCATCGTCGGCGTGGCACGCGCAGCACTCACGGTCGAACGGCCGCAGCCGCTCTGGTCGGAGCAGGCGCCAAGCCAATGGTGGCAGGCGCTGGAGCAAGTGATGGCCGAGCTGCGAGAAGCGCACCCCGAGGCGCTGAGCGCCGTGCGCGGCATCGGCCTGTCGGGCCAGATGCACGGCGCCACGCTGCTCGACGCGGCGGGCGAGGTGCTGCGTCCCGCCATTCTCTGGAACGACGGCCGCAGCGGCGCGCAGTGCGAAGCGCTCACGCGCGCCGTGCCGCGGCTGGGCGAGATCGCGGGCAACCTGGCGATGCCCGGCTTTACCGCGCCCAAGCTGCTGTGGGTTCGAGAGCACGAGCCTGAAATCTTCGCTCGCGTGGCGCGGGTGCTGCTGCCGAAAGACTGGCTGCGCTTCATGCTCAGCGGTGAGACAGTCAGCGAAATGTCCGATGCGGCCGGCACGCTGTGGTTGGACGTGGGTGCGCGCGACTGGTCCGACGAACTGCTCGGGGCTACGGGGCTCACGCGAGAGCACATGCCCCGGTTGGTCGAAGGCAGCGAAGTGTCGGCGCAGCTCAAACCCGAGCTGGCGGCACGCTGGAACGTGGGCAGCGGCCCAGTACTCATTGCCGGCGGTGCCGGCGACAACGCCGCGAGCGCGGTCGGCATGGGGCTGGTGGAGCCGGGACAGGGCTTTGTTTCGCTCGGCACATCGGGCGTGGTGTTCGTCTCGACCGACCGCTTTCTGCCCAACCCCGCACAGGCGATGCATGCGTTCTGCCATGCGCTGCCCAAGCGCTGGCACCAAATGTCGGTGATGCTTTCGGCCGCGAGCGCGGTGAGCTGGGCTGCCAAGGCATTCAAGTTTGCCGACGAGGCGGCATTGCTCGAAGCGGCAGCTTCGGTCGCACCGGCACAGCGCGAGCGTTGCCCGCTGTTCCTGCCGTACCTTTCGGGCGAGCGCTCCCCGCACAACAACCCCAATGCGCAGGGCGCGCTGTTCGGCCTGACGCATGCGCACGGTCCGGCGGAAATCGCCTATGCCGTGGTCGAGGGCGTGAGCTTCGGGCTGCGCGACGGCTTCGACACCTTGCGCCTGCCGCCCGACATGCCGCTGCGCGAAGTGGCGCTGGTCGGCGGAGGTGCGCGCAGCGTGTGGTGGGGCCAACTGCTGGCCGACATCTTCCAGGTGCCGCTCACGCTCTATGCGGGCAGCGAGACGGGCGGCGCGCTGGGTGCGGCGCGGCTTGCGTGGTTGGCTGACGGTGGCGCTGTGGCCGAGGTGTGCACGCTGCCGCCTGTGAAGCAGCAACTGGTGCCTTCGGTCGAAGGGAACGGCTCGCACAAGACGCGGCATGCGCGCTTCCAGGTGCTCTACATGGCACTGCGCGACCAGTTTCGATAA
- the groL gene encoding chaperonin GroEL (60 kDa chaperone family; promotes refolding of misfolded polypeptides especially under stressful conditions; forms two stacked rings of heptamers to form a barrel-shaped 14mer; ends can be capped by GroES; misfolded proteins enter the barrel where they are refolded when GroES binds) yields the protein MAAKDVVFGGEARARMVEGVNILANAVKVTLGPKGRNVVLERSFGAPTVTKDGVSVAKEIELKDKLQNMGAQLVKEVASKTSDNAGDGTTTATVLAQAIVREGFKYVAAGINPMDLKRGIDKAVTALVEELKKASKPTTTSKEIAQVGSISANSDETIGKLIADAMDKVGKEGVITVEDGKSLESELDVVEGMQFDRGYLSPYFINNPEKQSALLDNPFVLLFDKKISNIRDLLPTLEQVAKAGRPLLIIAEEVEGEALATLVVNTIRGILKVVAVKAPGFGDRRKAMLEDIAILTGGKVIAEEVGLTLEKVTLADLGQAKRIEVGKENTIIIDGAGAAADIEARVKQVRVQIEEATSDYDREKLQERVAKLAGGVAVIKVGAATEVEMKEKKARVEDALHATRAAVEEGVVAGGGVALLRAKQAVGDRVKGDNADQDAGIKLVLKAIEAPLREIVNNAGGEASVVVNAVLAGKGNYGFNAANDSYGDMLELGILDPTKVTRTALQNAASVASLLLTTEAMVADAPKEEAGAGGGMPDMGGMGGMGGMGM from the coding sequence ATGGCAGCAAAAGACGTAGTCTTCGGCGGTGAAGCCCGCGCACGCATGGTCGAGGGTGTCAACATCCTCGCCAACGCAGTCAAGGTGACCCTGGGCCCCAAGGGCCGCAACGTGGTGCTCGAGCGCTCGTTCGGCGCCCCCACCGTCACCAAGGACGGTGTATCGGTCGCCAAGGAAATCGAACTCAAGGACAAGCTCCAGAACATGGGCGCCCAGCTCGTGAAGGAAGTGGCTTCGAAGACCAGCGACAACGCTGGTGACGGCACCACCACCGCCACGGTTCTGGCACAAGCCATCGTTCGCGAAGGTTTCAAGTACGTGGCCGCCGGCATCAACCCGATGGACCTGAAGCGCGGCATCGACAAGGCTGTCACGGCCCTGGTCGAAGAGCTGAAGAAGGCTTCGAAGCCCACCACCACGTCGAAGGAAATCGCACAAGTCGGCTCGATCTCGGCCAACAGCGACGAAACCATCGGCAAGCTCATCGCTGACGCGATGGACAAGGTCGGCAAGGAAGGCGTGATCACTGTCGAAGACGGCAAGTCGCTCGAAAGCGAACTCGACGTCGTCGAAGGCATGCAGTTCGACCGCGGCTACCTGTCGCCCTACTTCATCAACAACCCCGAAAAGCAATCGGCGCTGCTCGACAACCCGTTCGTGCTGCTGTTCGACAAGAAGATCAGCAACATCCGCGACCTGCTCCCCACGCTGGAACAAGTTGCCAAGGCTGGCCGTCCCCTGCTGATCATTGCCGAAGAAGTCGAAGGCGAAGCCCTGGCTACCTTGGTCGTGAACACGATCCGCGGTATCCTGAAGGTCGTGGCTGTCAAGGCTCCTGGCTTCGGCGACCGCCGCAAGGCCATGCTGGAAGACATCGCCATCCTGACGGGCGGCAAGGTCATCGCTGAAGAAGTGGGCCTCACGCTCGAAAAGGTGACGCTGGCCGACCTGGGCCAAGCCAAGCGCATCGAAGTGGGCAAGGAAAACACCATCATCATCGACGGCGCCGGCGCTGCTGCCGACATCGAAGCCCGCGTGAAGCAAGTGCGCGTGCAAATCGAAGAAGCCACGAGCGACTACGACCGTGAAAAGCTGCAAGAGCGCGTGGCCAAGCTGGCCGGCGGTGTTGCAGTGATCAAGGTTGGCGCCGCCACCGAAGTCGAAATGAAGGAAAAGAAGGCTCGCGTCGAAGACGCCCTGCACGCCACCCGCGCTGCAGTGGAAGAAGGCGTTGTGGCTGGCGGCGGCGTGGCTCTGCTGCGTGCCAAGCAAGCCGTGGGCGACCGCGTGAAGGGCGACAACGCCGACCAGGACGCCGGCATCAAGCTGGTGCTCAAGGCGATCGAAGCGCCCCTGCGCGAAATCGTGAACAACGCCGGCGGCGAAGCCTCGGTGGTGGTGAACGCTGTGTTGGCCGGCAAGGGCAACTACGGCTTCAACGCTGCGAACGACAGCTACGGCGACATGCTCGAGCTGGGCATTCTGGACCCGACCAAGGTGACCCGCACCGCGCTGCAGAACGCAGCATCGGTTGCTTCGCTGCTGCTGACGACCGAAGCCATGGTCGCCGACGCACCGAAGGAAGAAGCCGGTGCCGGCGGCGGCATGCCCGACATGGGCGGCATGGGTGGCATGGGCGGCATGGGCATGTAA
- a CDS encoding co-chaperone GroES has product MKLRPLADRVIVKRVDSETKTASGIVIPDAAAEKPDQGEVLAVGPGKRNDKGELTALTVKVGDRVLFGKYSGQTVKVGGDELLVMKEDDLFAVVDK; this is encoded by the coding sequence ATGAAACTTCGTCCTTTGGCCGATCGCGTGATCGTCAAGCGTGTTGACAGCGAAACCAAGACCGCCTCCGGCATCGTCATTCCCGACGCAGCCGCCGAAAAGCCCGATCAGGGTGAAGTCCTGGCCGTGGGCCCGGGCAAGCGCAACGACAAGGGCGAACTGACCGCACTGACCGTCAAGGTCGGCGACCGCGTCCTGTTCGGCAAGTACAGCGGCCAGACCGTCAAGGTCGGCGGTGACGAATTGCTCGTCATGAAGGAAGACGACCTGTTCGCAGTCGTCGATAAGTAA
- a CDS encoding helix-turn-helix transcriptional regulator codes for MRTWIPDLPAESAGSSLAQHLPMVVPALGEPGFGDRLLDAMARALPVGSFSVYRTGARPAIFLSGSRGMPDTTRDCWRAYLSGPIRSDRTLREASAPQLRVCHITAPEVPTEHRAKVYDAHGVMERVSVVEEEPAACEGDALFAVNFYRHTHQRPLSDAQLADFGVAGRLLMALARKHIALTRADAANELGARLLTRCPALTAQELNVCLRLLRGMTQEGIASDMGLALPTVKTYRNRAFNRLGIHFRSELFALMLPERKSSF; via the coding sequence ATGCGCACCTGGATTCCTGACCTGCCCGCCGAGTCCGCCGGATCGTCATTGGCGCAGCACCTGCCGATGGTGGTGCCAGCGCTGGGAGAGCCGGGATTTGGCGACCGCCTTCTCGACGCCATGGCGCGCGCCCTGCCGGTGGGCTCGTTTTCGGTGTACCGCACAGGGGCGCGGCCGGCGATCTTTCTGAGTGGCAGCCGGGGCATGCCCGACACCACGCGCGACTGCTGGCGCGCCTACCTGTCAGGTCCGATCCGAAGCGACCGCACATTGCGTGAAGCGAGCGCTCCACAACTGCGCGTGTGCCACATCACCGCGCCGGAGGTGCCCACGGAGCACCGGGCCAAGGTATACGACGCCCACGGGGTAATGGAGCGCGTGTCGGTGGTCGAGGAAGAACCTGCGGCATGCGAGGGCGACGCGCTGTTCGCGGTCAATTTCTATCGGCATACGCATCAGCGGCCGCTCAGCGATGCGCAATTGGCAGACTTCGGCGTTGCAGGGCGACTGCTGATGGCGCTCGCGCGCAAGCACATTGCCCTGACGCGCGCGGACGCGGCCAACGAACTCGGCGCGAGGCTGCTCACCCGTTGCCCGGCGCTGACGGCGCAGGAACTCAACGTATGCCTTCGGTTGCTCCGTGGCATGACCCAGGAGGGCATTGCGTCGGACATGGGCCTGGCGCTGCCGACTGTCAAGACATACCGGAACCGGGCGTTCAACCGGCTCGGCATTCACTTTCGCAGTGAATTGTTCGCGCTGATGCTGCCGGAGCGCAAGTCAAGCTTTTAA
- a CDS encoding DUF3237 domain-containing protein: MTSSPPQENDPLAAPCLAWFADVTVEVGEPMVLGEGAQGLRRVVPIVGGHARGDGWSGRVLPGGADFQRIASDTASELDARYGLETDAGDRIYVRNRAIRTAPAEVMAQLLRGEPVDPAQVYFRCAPSFETRSQSLRWITERLFVGVGVRHPAQVVMRFFALQ; the protein is encoded by the coding sequence ATGACTTCTTCGCCTCCTCAAGAGAACGATCCGCTTGCCGCACCGTGCCTGGCCTGGTTTGCCGATGTCACCGTGGAGGTGGGTGAGCCGATGGTGCTGGGCGAGGGCGCCCAGGGGCTGCGCCGCGTGGTGCCCATTGTGGGCGGCCACGCCAGGGGCGATGGCTGGTCGGGGCGGGTGCTGCCGGGCGGTGCCGACTTCCAGCGCATCGCAAGCGACACGGCATCGGAGCTCGACGCCCGCTACGGCCTGGAGACGGATGCCGGCGACCGCATTTACGTGCGCAACCGTGCCATACGCACCGCGCCCGCCGAGGTGATGGCGCAACTGCTGCGCGGTGAGCCGGTGGACCCGGCGCAGGTCTATTTTCGCTGTGCGCCCTCGTTCGAGACGCGCAGCCAGTCGTTGCGCTGGATCACCGAGCGGCTGTTCGTCGGAGTCGGCGTGCGCCACCCCGCCCAGGTGGTGATGCGCTTCTTCGCGCTGCAGTGA